In Nissabacter sp. SGAir0207, the genomic stretch CATAGGGGGCCAGCTGTTCCACAGCAAAGCCGAATCGCTTATGCCCCCCATCAAACCGGACATTCTCACCCAGCAGGCAGGCGCTGATTCCAATAGGAATTTTTTCACTCACGACGACTCCCTGGTGTTTTGCATGATGAATTAAGTGTAGAAGAGAGCGGGCCACTGTCCCACCCTCGGGGCCAACAATTTATACAAATTACTGGTTTTGTACAGGTTAGCGTTTAAAAAATTATCAATGAGGGTGATTTTTATCTTTTCTTTACACCCGCACGCCCGATTTTTTCAGCTTCTTTGCCTGCCGCGCCCTAGCCTGCGGGTAACAAAATCCCACAGGAGAAGAAGATGAGTCTCAGCGTAATCGCCGGGGCCGGGCTGGTGCTGTTGGTGCTGGCCTACCTGGTCTATGCCCTGATCCGGGCGGAGGCATTCTGATGACAATGGAAGGCATGGGCCTGCTGGCCCTGTTTATGCTGGTGCTGCTGGCGCTGGCGCGGCCGCTCGGCAGCGGCATGGCCCGGCTGGTGGAGGGCGGGCCGCCGCCGGGGCTGGGCGGGCTGGAGCGCCTGCTGGCACCGCAGCCCAATGAGATGGGCTGGGTGCACTACCTGTTGGCGCTGCTGCTGTTCAACGCGCTCGGGCTGCTGCTGTTGCTGGCACTGCTGCTGGCGCAGGGCGTGCTGCCGCTCAATCCGCAACACCTGCCGGGGCTGGGCTGGGATCTGGCGCTGAACACCGCCGTCAGCTTCGTCACCAACACCAACTGGCAGGCCTACAGCGGCGAAAACAGCCTGAGTTACCTGAGCCAGATGGCCGGGCTGGGGGTGCAGAATTTCCTCTCCGCCGCCAGCGGCATC encodes the following:
- a CDS encoding K(+)-transporting ATPase subunit F, with product MSLSVIAGAGLVLLVLAYLVYALIRAEAF